Proteins encoded in a region of the Vicinamibacteria bacterium genome:
- a CDS encoding exodeoxyribonuclease III has product MRIATWNVNSLKARMDKVRWWLERARPDVLLMQETKLTDPAAPVDLFRDAGYELAHHGQGRWNGVAIASRSGMTGVVSNFGQPLRPAQTPDAGDDDPLAEARMIAADCGGIRVVNIYAPNGRTLGSPFYEAKLVWFERLARWLQEAADPDQLLLLGGDFNIAPDDRDVWDPRACHGGTHVSLPEREAFARLCRWGLVDAYRQLRSEAGRYTWWDYRAGNFQKNFGMRIDHLLVTRPLADRTLWTEIDREARKGKPIPSDHAPLLIDVDEPGQALDAGWTSADGRIAARRGGPA; this is encoded by the coding sequence TTGCGGATCGCTACTTGGAATGTCAATTCCCTGAAGGCGCGCATGGATAAGGTGCGCTGGTGGCTCGAGCGCGCCCGCCCCGATGTGCTCCTCATGCAGGAGACGAAGCTCACTGACCCCGCGGCGCCGGTCGACCTGTTCCGAGACGCCGGCTACGAGCTGGCCCACCACGGGCAGGGGCGCTGGAACGGCGTAGCCATCGCCAGCCGGAGCGGGATGACGGGCGTGGTGTCCAACTTCGGCCAGCCCCTGCGCCCCGCCCAGACTCCTGACGCGGGTGACGACGACCCGCTGGCCGAGGCCCGCATGATCGCGGCCGACTGCGGCGGCATCCGCGTCGTCAACATATATGCGCCCAACGGCAGGACGCTCGGCTCGCCTTTCTACGAGGCCAAGCTCGTCTGGTTCGAGAGGCTGGCCCGCTGGCTCCAAGAAGCGGCGGACCCCGACCAGCTGCTCTTGCTGGGCGGCGATTTCAACATCGCCCCCGACGACCGGGACGTCTGGGACCCCAGGGCCTGCCACGGCGGGACTCATGTTTCCCTTCCGGAGCGCGAGGCGTTCGCCCGCCTCTGCCGCTGGGGCTTGGTCGACGCCTACCGGCAGCTCCGCTCCGAAGCCGGCCGCTACACGTGGTGGGACTACCGCGCGGGCAACTTCCAGAAGAACTTCGGAATGCGCATCGACCACCTCTTGGTCACGCGCCCCCTCGCTGATCGCACGCTGTGGACGGAGATCGACCGCGAGGCCAGAAAGGGCAAGCCGATTCCCTCCGACCACGCTCCCCTCCTGATCGACGTCGACGAACCGGGCCAAGCCCTCGACGCGGGTTGGACCTCGGCTGACGGACGAATCGCCGCTCGCCGCGGGGGGCCTGCCTGA